In the genome of Coregonus clupeaformis isolate EN_2021a chromosome 11, ASM2061545v1, whole genome shotgun sequence, one region contains:
- the LOC121576393 gene encoding ras association domain-containing protein 8-like isoform X2 yields the protein MELKVWVDGVVRVVCGLSEETSCQDVVIALAQAIGQTGRYVLIQRLRDSERQLLANEKPLESLAKLGQHSNDVQFFLRRTGPSSSDGPGSGSGSSQDRVVPLPLPKHPDPEPLKHNQPKKSLTFNLGPSTSPRTKAKQLIRKSPRDSPEQRASPSPIPPHHAPSPSPHSPSPSPSSHSPSPSPPVGPSKEEVFRQVLQQQERLRAIEAQLEAMERDSRSWNRASPAPSPFPEAHLQEEMEALEQAARRNQAELAHETFWEEELQVEVERERGMRRRLGELHSKMDDCGRRLQDFSSRSAQLEQQIQRESLGGGAQPARANQAGGEESLGVMRAELQSQGRHSEELEGALSETDKALGKAASLLQEKQEELDELNKELRQCNLQQFIQQAGVVPAHTHSRTDLSDQLDQLELAHLLQEGYRNGGLGLLPSESPPRPTAKQFLGHPRNLQNPLVSSLNPEAVLGHPGR from the exons ATGGAGCTGAAGGTGTGGGTGGATGGAGTGGTGCGCGTGGTCTGTGGCCTATCAGAGGAGACTTCCTGCCAGGATGTGGTCATCGCACTGGCTCAGGCCATTG GTCAGACGGGTCGCTACGTGCTGATCCAGAGACTGAGGGACTCAGAGAGGCAACTGTTAGCCAATGAGAAGCCCCTGGAGTCCCTGGCCAAGCTGGGCCAGCACAGCAACGACGTCCAGTTCTTCCTGCGCCGCACCGGCCCCAGTAGCAGTGATGGACCAGGGTCTGGCTCTGGCTCCAGCCAGGACCGGGTCGTCCCTCTTCCCCTGCCCAAACACCCCGACCCAGAGCCCCTCAAACACAACCAGCCCAAGAAGTCCCTCACCTTCAACCTGGGGCCCTCCACCTCCCCCAGAACCAAAGCCAAGCAGCTCATCAGGAAGTCTCCCCGCGACTCCCCCGAACAGAGGGCCtcacccagccccatccctcccCACCatgctccctccccctccccacactccccctccccctctccctcctcacactccccctctccctcccctccagtGGGCCCATCCAAAGAGGAGGTTTTCCGGCAGGTTCTTCAGCAGCAGGAGAGGTTGAGGGCCATTGAGGCCCAGCTGGAGGCCATGGAGAGAGACTCTCGGTCCTGGAACAGGGCCTCCCCAGCCCCCTCCCCTTTCCCAGAGGCTCATCTCCAGGAGGAGATGGAAGCTCTGGAGCAGGCAGCTAGGAGGAACCAGGCTGAGTTGGCCCATGAGACGTTCTGGGAAGAAGAGCTGcaggtggaggtggagagagagagggggatgaggaggaggctgGGGGAGCTCCATTCCAAGATGGACGACTGCGGCCGGAGACTCCAAGACTTCTCATCTCGCTCCGCCCAGCTGGAGCAGCAGATCCAACGGGAGAGCTTGGGGGGCGGCGCCCAGCCTGCGAGGGCCAATCAGGCAGGGGGTGAGGAGTCCCTAGGGGTGATGAGGGCGGAGCTACAGAGCCAGGGGAGGCACAGCGAGGAGCTGGAGGGGGCGTTATCAGAGACGGACAAGGCTCTGGGGAAGGCCGCATCACTGCTGCAG GAGAAGCAGGAGGAGTTGGATGAGCTGAACAAGGAGTTGAGGCAGTGTAACCTGCAGCAGTTCATCCAGCAGGCGGGAGTCGTgccggcacacacacactcacgcacagaCCTCAGCGACCAGCTGGACCAGCTAGAACTGGCTCACCTGCTACAGGAAGGATACAGGAACGGAG gacTGGGCCTGCTCCCCTCAGAGTCGCCTCCCCGCCCCACAGCCAAGCAGTTCCTGGGACACCCCCGCAACCTGCAGAACCCGCTGGTGTCCAGCCTCAACCCCGAGG CTGTACTGGGACACCCAGGCAGGTGA
- the LOC121576393 gene encoding ras association domain-containing protein 8-like isoform X1, whose amino-acid sequence MELKVWVDGVVRVVCGLSEETSCQDVVIALAQAIGQTGRYVLIQRLRDSERQLLANEKPLESLAKLGQHSNDVQFFLRRTGPSSSDGPGSGSGSSQDRVVPLPLPKHPDPEPLKHNQPKKSLTFNLGPSTSPRTKAKQLIRKSPRDSPEQRASPSPIPPHHAPSPSPHSPSPSPSSHSPSPSPPVGPSKEEVFRQVLQQQERLRAIEAQLEAMERDSRSWNRASPAPSPFPEAHLQEEMEALEQAARRNQAELAHETFWEEELQVEVERERGMRRRLGELHSKMDDCGRRLQDFSSRSAQLEQQIQRESLGGGAQPARANQAGGEESLGVMRAELQSQGRHSEELEGALSETDKALGKAASLLQEKQEELDELNKELRQCNLQQFIQQAGVVPAHTHSRTDLSDQLDQLELAHLLQEGYRNGGLGLLPSESPPRPTAKQFLGHPRNLQNPLVSSLNPEVVTSRESSWR is encoded by the exons ATGGAGCTGAAGGTGTGGGTGGATGGAGTGGTGCGCGTGGTCTGTGGCCTATCAGAGGAGACTTCCTGCCAGGATGTGGTCATCGCACTGGCTCAGGCCATTG GTCAGACGGGTCGCTACGTGCTGATCCAGAGACTGAGGGACTCAGAGAGGCAACTGTTAGCCAATGAGAAGCCCCTGGAGTCCCTGGCCAAGCTGGGCCAGCACAGCAACGACGTCCAGTTCTTCCTGCGCCGCACCGGCCCCAGTAGCAGTGATGGACCAGGGTCTGGCTCTGGCTCCAGCCAGGACCGGGTCGTCCCTCTTCCCCTGCCCAAACACCCCGACCCAGAGCCCCTCAAACACAACCAGCCCAAGAAGTCCCTCACCTTCAACCTGGGGCCCTCCACCTCCCCCAGAACCAAAGCCAAGCAGCTCATCAGGAAGTCTCCCCGCGACTCCCCCGAACAGAGGGCCtcacccagccccatccctcccCACCatgctccctccccctccccacactccccctccccctctccctcctcacactccccctctccctcccctccagtGGGCCCATCCAAAGAGGAGGTTTTCCGGCAGGTTCTTCAGCAGCAGGAGAGGTTGAGGGCCATTGAGGCCCAGCTGGAGGCCATGGAGAGAGACTCTCGGTCCTGGAACAGGGCCTCCCCAGCCCCCTCCCCTTTCCCAGAGGCTCATCTCCAGGAGGAGATGGAAGCTCTGGAGCAGGCAGCTAGGAGGAACCAGGCTGAGTTGGCCCATGAGACGTTCTGGGAAGAAGAGCTGcaggtggaggtggagagagagagggggatgaggaggaggctgGGGGAGCTCCATTCCAAGATGGACGACTGCGGCCGGAGACTCCAAGACTTCTCATCTCGCTCCGCCCAGCTGGAGCAGCAGATCCAACGGGAGAGCTTGGGGGGCGGCGCCCAGCCTGCGAGGGCCAATCAGGCAGGGGGTGAGGAGTCCCTAGGGGTGATGAGGGCGGAGCTACAGAGCCAGGGGAGGCACAGCGAGGAGCTGGAGGGGGCGTTATCAGAGACGGACAAGGCTCTGGGGAAGGCCGCATCACTGCTGCAG GAGAAGCAGGAGGAGTTGGATGAGCTGAACAAGGAGTTGAGGCAGTGTAACCTGCAGCAGTTCATCCAGCAGGCGGGAGTCGTgccggcacacacacactcacgcacagaCCTCAGCGACCAGCTGGACCAGCTAGAACTGGCTCACCTGCTACAGGAAGGATACAGGAACGGAG gacTGGGCCTGCTCCCCTCAGAGTCGCCTCCCCGCCCCACAGCCAAGCAGTTCCTGGGACACCCCCGCAACCTGCAGAACCCGCTGGTGTCCAGCCTCAACCCCGAGG TCGTGACATCCAGAGAATCATCATGGAGATAA